In Gouania willdenowi chromosome 15, fGouWil2.1, whole genome shotgun sequence, one DNA window encodes the following:
- the ndnfl gene encoding protein NDNF, translating into MAPTSLSWCLGTALALVCGSSWPQVHSALAPENEVPLRPTTWLPEEKLTSVTIPKGRTRRLYFTLKKKTPAMSVTVSPCDLPIEWSLAKRTLKDKPLQNLEWSSKKSMPEVWWQGQGIEEKLHSFSGNTVNTYNGPSYTHNSVYILRLRSKQRSSSAAVYLHQGFGPSRAFPLLPSDPRVHTLGVGMTSVTLSWAPSLSLTSLPVSQNSYDYCVLPNPVQNYPSLCAARQSERKDEEQQQKKKEQKRGVTAWPILKKWWWQQWDTYTDPKSEASTLPDDFADLHCACQGTESVCTVSELMPDTQYYFDIFVIDRINGTSVAYKGTQARTHGEARPAIIMLREGELRWVTFKEKSSISEQFFSFRPRGWQQSGLLTLQSCSGDEKVKVTVSSKGRVLTSQVVGEDLVHIWLNGSPSYLIHLEGEGLTTTNPAVPGGLGASVKMQISSAYHRKGIPSLPSTLQIKSFNRLRGCTTVTLAWMGTEERSLYCVYRRKIEQQEAETGGVTALNAPCLGPESRSDTERVLCKYFQELNPRRAVTTAVIEGLEPGVTYVFDVYLMRRWGIPIKYASKMVKTRKEC; encoded by the exons ATGGCTCCGACGTCACTGTCCTGGTGTCTTGGAACGGCTTTAGCCCTGGTTTGCGGCTCTTCGTGGCCTCAGGTTCACTCAGCTCTAGCACCTGAGAATGAGGTGCCACTACGCCCAACTACATGGTTACCAGAAGAAAAGCTCACGTCTGTAACCATCCCCAAAGGACGAACCCGCAG GTTATACTTCACGCTGAAGAAGAAGACTCCGGCAATGTCTGTGACCGTCAGTCCCTGTGACCTTCCTATTGAATGGAGCCTGGCAAAGCGAACACTAAAAGACAAGCCCCTCCAAAATTTGGAGT GGAGCTCGAAGAAGAGCATGCCTGAGGTATGGTGGCAAGGCCAAGGGATAGAGGAGAAACTACACAGTTTTTCTGGCAATACTGTGAACACCTACAATGGCCCTTCTTACACCCACAACTCTGTCTACATCCTGAGGCTTCGCTCCAAACAGCGGAGTTCATCAGCCGCAGTGTACCTCCACCAAGGCTTTGGGCCTTCCAGGGCCTTCCCTCTGCTTCCATCTGACCCGAGAGTTCATACTTTAGGTGTAGGCATGACAAGTGTCACCCTAAGCTGGGCGCCAAGCCTCTCCTTAACCAGCCTTCCGGTCTCACAAAACAGCTATGATTACTGTGTCCTTCCAAACCCTGTACAAAATTATCCCAGTCTCTGTGCTGCCCGACAGAGTGAAAGGAAAGATGAGGAACAgcaacaaaagaagaaagagCAAAAGAGGGGAGTGACGGCGTGGCCCATTTTGAAAAAGTGGTGGTGGCAACAGTGGGACACATACACCGACCCCAAGAGTGAAGCATCTACCCTCCCTGATGATTTTGCTGACCTCCATTGTGCCTGTCAGGGTACAGAGAGCGTCTGCACTGTCTCTGAGCTCATGCCTGACACACAGTATTACtttgatatatttgttattGACAGGATTAACGGGACCAGTGTGGCATACAAAGGAACGCAGGCTCGGACTCACGGAGAAGCAAGACCTGCAATCATCATGCTCAGAGAGGGGGAGCTGAGGTGGGTGACCTTCAAAGAGAAGAGCTCCATTTCGGAACAGTTCTTTAGTTTCCGTCCTCGCGGTTGGCAGCAAAGTGGCCTTCTCACCTTGCAGAGTTGCAGTGGGGATGAAAAGGTCAAGGTCACGGTTTCCTCTAAGGGTCGGGTTCTGACTTCTCAAGTCGTTGGAGAAGATTTGGTTCATATTTGGCTCAATGGAAGTCCATCATACCTAATTCATTTAGAAGGAGAAGGACTTACTACCACAAACCCAGCTGTCCCTGGAGGTCTTGGTGCTTCTGTGAAAATGCAAATCTCCTCTGCCTACCACCGCAAAGGAATTCCGTCTCTTCCGTCAACATTACAGATAAAATCCTTCAACCGGCTACGTGGTTGCACGACTGTTACCCTTGCATGGATGGGCACAGAGGAAAGAAGCCTGTACTGTGTGTACCGCAGGAAGATCGAACAACAGGAGGCAGAAACCGGGGGTGTGACTGCTCTAAACGCACCATGTCTGGGTCCAGAGTCCCGTTCTGACACTGAGCGCGTGCTCTGTAAGTATTTCCAAGAGCTGAACCCTAGACGAGCAGTAACTACAGCTGTAATAGAGGGTCTGGAGCCAGGAGTCACCTACGTGTTTGATGTGTACCTAATGAGACGCTGGGGTATCCCTATCAAATATGCTAGCAAGATGGTGAAAACCAGAAAGGAATGCTAA